The Natronomonas salsuginis genome includes a region encoding these proteins:
- a CDS encoding transcription initiation factor IIB, whose protein sequence is MMSTTTRQHCPECDGRLRNARAETVCSECGLVVSEGELDRGPEWRSFANDETNPERCGAPLTRSRHDRGLSTEIGRSTRLKGRKRRQVARMRKQHNRARISSKRERNQVYGFTEIRRLTGQLELPETVRDRACVLFESAQEADLLQGRCIEGFAAAAVYAVCRTASVSRTLDEIVAVASADDAELKVAYGALNRELELPTGPIDPTEYLARFASKLDVPIDVERAARQLATDAHESGLATGRNPSGVAAACLYTAAREASYDLTQAAAADVAGVSAVTIRNTFQDLRS, encoded by the coding sequence GTGATGAGCACGACGACACGACAACACTGCCCCGAATGTGATGGCCGACTTCGAAACGCGCGTGCGGAAACCGTTTGCAGCGAGTGTGGTCTCGTCGTCTCCGAGGGCGAACTGGACCGCGGTCCCGAGTGGCGTTCGTTCGCGAACGACGAGACGAATCCCGAGCGGTGCGGCGCTCCGTTGACGCGCTCGCGGCACGACCGGGGGCTCTCGACGGAGATCGGTCGATCGACACGCCTCAAGGGTCGGAAGCGTCGTCAGGTCGCCCGGATGCGAAAACAGCACAATCGGGCGCGGATCTCCTCGAAGCGTGAGCGCAATCAGGTGTACGGCTTCACCGAGATACGACGGCTCACGGGTCAACTGGAACTTCCTGAAACGGTTCGCGATCGCGCGTGCGTGCTCTTTGAGTCCGCACAGGAGGCCGACCTGCTTCAGGGCCGCTGTATCGAGGGGTTCGCGGCCGCGGCGGTGTACGCCGTCTGCCGAACCGCCTCGGTGTCGCGGACGCTCGACGAGATCGTCGCCGTCGCGAGCGCCGACGATGCGGAACTCAAGGTCGCCTACGGCGCGTTGAACCGCGAACTCGAACTTCCGACCGGGCCGATCGATCCCACCGAATACCTCGCGCGGTTCGCCTCGAAGCTCGACGTGCCGATCGACGTCGAACGGGCCGCGCGACAGCTGGCGACCGACGCGCACGAGTCCGGTCTCGCGACGGGACGGAATCCGAGCGGCGTGGCCGCCGCCTGCCTGTACACCGCCGCGCGCGAGGCGAGCTACGATCTCACACAGGCGGCCGCCGCTGACGTCGCGGGCGTTTCGGCGGTGACGATTCGGAACACCTTCCAGGATCTGCGCTCGTGA
- a CDS encoding HIT family protein, giving the protein MSDRTIFERIIDGDIPANIVHETERAVAFLDANPLAPGHTLVVPREPHTRLRDAPPEVSESVFEVVRTIAPAVEEAVDADATTVGINDGTAAGQEVPHLHVHVVPRFEGDGGGSIHTVMGSLADLSNQEQAEIGERIAAHIE; this is encoded by the coding sequence ATGTCCGACAGAACGATCTTCGAACGGATCATCGACGGTGATATCCCCGCGAACATTGTCCACGAAACCGAGCGCGCGGTGGCCTTCCTCGACGCGAACCCGCTCGCCCCCGGCCACACGCTCGTGGTCCCACGGGAACCGCACACCCGGCTTCGAGACGCCCCGCCCGAGGTCTCGGAGAGCGTCTTCGAGGTGGTCCGAACGATCGCGCCCGCCGTCGAGGAAGCCGTCGACGCCGACGCGACCACGGTCGGCATCAACGACGGCACCGCGGCCGGTCAGGAGGTTCCGCACCTCCACGTCCACGTCGTCCCTCGCTTCGAGGGCGACGGGGGCGGTTCGATCCACACCGTGATGGGCTCACTCGCGGACCTCTCCAATCAAGAGCAGGCCGAGATCGGTGAGCGGATCGCCGCTCACATCGAGTGA
- the mutL gene encoding DNA mismatch repair endonuclease MutL produces the protein MPEIRELDAKTRDRIAAGEVVERPASVVKELVENALDADATRIDARVESGGTDRIAVSDNGLGMSESDARLAIDEHTTSKLQSVDDLDSIGTLGFRGEALHAIGSVARLRIETKPRGGSRGTELVVEHGDLLSCGPTGCPEGTTVEVTDLFGSVPARRKYLKTEATEFDHVARIVTGYALARPDVAISLHRDGRETFATTGDGDRKSAVMAVYGREVASSMLPVESSGGDAPLSGVEGLVSHPETNRAGREYVTTLVDGRYVTAGAVREAIVDAYGSQLAPDRYPFAVVDLRLPPGGVDVNVHPRKLEVLFAEEAEIKAGVTDAVESALSEAGLLRSRAPRGRSAPEQTEVSPSNPDAGSRSSDEARVDETKPDRSSQPDRPSPVDSAPESKIDDRSTRIDADDRTADGDAASTLSSRSDPDTTDAAATPDTVDAVESSPKSDDPRAPDQSGTRRDEPGSSPARNASRTTQRTLDGASTTGTPSGFDRLPALHVLGQFDDTYLVAESDDGLLVIDQHAADERVNYERLRAAFDGDVTTQTLAEPVTVGVTAREAAIAEEYGEALAKLGFRTHLDDDRTLAVTTVPAFLADHVGETAPEIARDLLGEFLGGDPDGTVEAVVDDVLGDLACHPSIKGNRSLREGTIAGLLDALDDCENPYACPHGRPTILEFSTEEIETRFERDYPGHGGRRR, from the coding sequence ATGCCGGAGATCAGGGAACTCGACGCGAAGACGCGCGATCGGATCGCCGCCGGGGAGGTCGTCGAGCGCCCCGCCTCCGTGGTCAAAGAACTCGTCGAGAACGCCCTCGACGCGGACGCGACCCGGATCGACGCACGGGTCGAGTCGGGCGGCACCGACCGCATCGCCGTCAGCGACAACGGCCTCGGCATGTCCGAATCCGACGCCCGACTCGCGATCGACGAACACACCACGAGCAAGCTCCAGTCGGTCGACGACCTCGATTCGATCGGCACGCTCGGCTTTCGGGGCGAGGCGCTCCACGCGATCGGTTCGGTCGCCCGGCTTCGCATCGAGACGAAACCGCGCGGCGGCTCGCGCGGGACGGAACTCGTCGTCGAGCACGGCGACCTCCTCTCGTGTGGCCCGACCGGCTGTCCCGAGGGGACGACCGTCGAGGTGACGGACCTCTTCGGCTCCGTTCCGGCGCGGCGGAAGTATCTCAAGACCGAGGCAACGGAGTTCGACCACGTCGCTCGGATCGTCACCGGCTACGCCCTCGCGCGCCCCGACGTCGCGATCTCGCTGCACCGCGACGGTCGCGAGACGTTCGCGACGACGGGCGACGGCGACCGGAAAAGCGCCGTCATGGCGGTCTACGGCCGCGAAGTCGCCTCGTCGATGCTCCCCGTCGAATCCAGTGGCGGCGACGCTCCGCTGTCCGGCGTCGAGGGGCTCGTCAGCCACCCGGAGACGAACCGCGCGGGCCGCGAGTACGTGACGACGCTCGTCGACGGCCGGTACGTGACCGCGGGTGCCGTCCGCGAGGCGATCGTCGACGCCTACGGGAGCCAGCTCGCACCCGACCGCTACCCCTTCGCCGTCGTCGACTTGCGGTTGCCGCCGGGCGGGGTCGACGTGAACGTCCACCCGCGAAAACTGGAGGTGCTGTTCGCCGAGGAAGCCGAGATCAAAGCCGGTGTCACCGACGCGGTCGAGTCGGCGCTCTCGGAAGCCGGATTGCTCCGTTCGCGCGCGCCGCGCGGGCGCTCTGCCCCCGAGCAGACCGAGGTGTCGCCCTCGAACCCCGACGCGGGTTCGCGCTCGTCCGATGAAGCCCGGGTGGACGAGACGAAACCGGACCGTTCCTCCCAGCCGGATCGCCCGTCGCCCGTCGACTCAGCACCTGAATCGAAGATTGACGACCGTTCGACGCGGATCGATGCGGACGATCGAACTGCCGACGGCGATGCCGCCTCGACGCTGTCCTCCCGGTCCGACCCCGACACGACGGACGCGGCCGCGACGCCCGACACTGTCGACGCGGTCGAATCCTCCCCGAAATCGGACGACCCCCGAGCGCCCGACCAGTCGGGGACACGACGCGACGAGCCGGGGTCCTCGCCCGCCCGAAACGCATCTCGGACCACGCAGCGAACCCTCGACGGCGCGTCGACGACCGGCACGCCGTCGGGCTTCGACCGCCTTCCAGCCCTGCACGTCCTCGGGCAGTTCGACGACACGTATCTGGTCGCCGAGTCCGACGACGGCCTCCTCGTGATCGACCAGCACGCCGCCGACGAACGGGTGAACTACGAGCGATTGCGGGCGGCGTTCGACGGCGACGTGACCACCCAGACGCTCGCGGAACCGGTGACCGTCGGCGTCACCGCCCGCGAGGCGGCCATCGCCGAGGAGTATGGGGAAGCGCTCGCGAAGCTCGGATTCAGAACGCACCTCGACGACGACCGGACGCTCGCGGTGACGACCGTCCCCGCGTTCCTCGCCGACCACGTCGGGGAGACCGCCCCCGAGATCGCCCGCGATTTGCTCGGGGAGTTCCTCGGCGGCGACCCCGATGGCACCGTCGAAGCGGTCGTCGACGACGTGTTGGGCGATTTGGCGTGTCATCCCTCGATCAAGGGCAACCGCTCGCTGCGGGAGGGGACGATCGCGGGGCTACTCGACGCACTTGACGATTGTGAGAACCCCTACGCCTGCCCGCACGGCCGGCCGACGATTCTGGAGTTCTCGACCGAGGAGATCGAGACCCGGTTCGAGCGCGACTATCCGGGCCACGGCGGGCGGCGGCGGTAG
- a CDS encoding quinone oxidoreductase family protein yields the protein MRAVRFHEFGKSIDMYQVDEIDRPDPRDDEVLVDISASSVNPADTYMTEGMYAPPELPWVPGIDFAGTVVEVGDRVGDPDAAGQAAHFEVGDRVFGTGTGKHVHGGYQEYAAIPTSRVVHLPDNMDLITAGGVGCAAVTAWLCLVDFADLQVSDQCLIHGGSGGVGHTAVQIADAAGAHVIATASPENHDRVRELGADIVLDYARDDLAEAIIEASGGGVDVILDHRLDEYLDLDAEVANMEARVMGIGEAEMDPSVGVAASSAPRLKNLTVKFMKMFNTPDLKPPLEGIAGMIERDELVIDVAREYTLEEAGQAHHDVMADSFFGKLIIRP from the coding sequence ATGCGCGCAGTACGCTTTCACGAGTTCGGCAAGTCCATCGATATGTATCAGGTCGACGAGATCGATCGCCCGGACCCCCGCGACGACGAGGTGCTGGTCGACATAAGCGCGTCGAGCGTGAACCCCGCGGACACGTACATGACCGAAGGGATGTACGCGCCGCCGGAACTCCCGTGGGTCCCCGGAATTGACTTCGCGGGGACGGTCGTCGAGGTTGGCGATCGGGTCGGCGACCCCGACGCAGCGGGCCAAGCGGCCCACTTCGAGGTCGGAGACCGCGTCTTCGGGACGGGTACCGGAAAGCACGTTCACGGCGGCTACCAGGAGTACGCGGCGATCCCGACGTCACGGGTCGTTCACCTCCCGGACAACATGGATCTGATAACGGCCGGCGGCGTCGGCTGTGCGGCCGTGACGGCGTGGCTGTGTCTCGTCGACTTCGCGGACCTGCAGGTCTCCGATCAGTGTCTCATCCACGGCGGCAGCGGCGGCGTCGGTCACACCGCGGTGCAGATCGCCGACGCCGCGGGTGCGCACGTCATCGCCACGGCGTCACCGGAAAACCACGATCGCGTGCGCGAGCTGGGCGCGGATATCGTCCTCGATTACGCGCGCGACGACCTCGCCGAGGCGATCATCGAGGCGTCCGGCGGCGGCGTCGACGTCATCCTCGACCACCGCCTCGACGAGTACCTCGATCTCGACGCCGAGGTCGCCAACATGGAGGCTCGCGTGATGGGTATCGGCGAGGCGGAGATGGACCCGTCCGTCGGCGTTGCAGCCTCCTCCGCCCCGCGACTGAAGAACCTTACCGTGAAGTTCATGAAGATGTTCAACACGCCCGACCTGAAACCCCCGCTCGAAGGAATCGCCGGGATGATCGAGCGCGACGAGTTGGTCATCGACGTCGCTCGCGAGTACACCCTCGAAGAGGCCGGTCAGGCCCACCACGACGTGATGGCGGACAGCTTCTTCGGGAAACTGATCATTCGACCCTGA
- a CDS encoding DUF5789 family protein, with amino-acid sequence MSDSDDEAEGPAVPLGAGESVEGAPLARVSSRLHYAIGKREIVRREGDTVIRTPDGPRELASVLEETDEVYFDTRRAFEAAVQDVVGVGPVPTADE; translated from the coding sequence ATGAGCGATTCCGACGACGAAGCAGAAGGGCCTGCGGTTCCGCTCGGGGCGGGCGAGTCCGTCGAGGGCGCGCCGCTCGCGCGGGTGTCCTCGCGGCTCCACTACGCCATCGGCAAACGCGAGATCGTTCGCCGCGAAGGCGACACGGTCATCCGGACGCCAGACGGCCCTCGTGAACTGGCGTCGGTGCTCGAGGAGACTGACGAGGTGTATTTCGACACCAGACGGGCCTTCGAAGCGGCCGTCCAGGACGTCGTCGGGGTCGGTCCGGTGCCGACGGCTGACGAGTGA
- a CDS encoding DUF7331 family protein, translated as MSNAPSDTDESPGSSTEPPETPLDSQQYGHLSLDNGEVVIYDRNDPEMWVQSDFVVEVGA; from the coding sequence ATGAGTAACGCACCCTCCGATACGGACGAATCGCCCGGATCATCGACCGAACCGCCGGAAACGCCGCTGGACTCCCAACAGTATGGACATCTTTCGCTCGACAACGGGGAGGTCGTCATCTACGACCGGAACGATCCGGAGATGTGGGTCCAATCTGACTTCGTCGTCGAAGTCGGCGCGTAG
- a CDS encoding non-histone chromosomal MC1 family protein encodes MARDDDTRNFALRENSGDESSVFSGRTPRQAALKAARRLDPAASEADAETTELRLREKGTKKVHIYEGWAWEETAPDDSPDWMPEEITEANVSKQGIEHLEEL; translated from the coding sequence ATGGCACGTGACGACGATACCCGAAACTTCGCGCTTCGGGAGAACAGCGGCGACGAATCGAGCGTTTTCTCCGGACGAACACCGAGGCAGGCGGCACTGAAGGCCGCTCGCCGACTCGATCCGGCAGCAAGCGAGGCTGACGCCGAGACGACGGAGCTTCGACTTCGCGAGAAGGGGACGAAGAAGGTCCACATCTACGAGGGCTGGGCGTGGGAGGAGACGGCTCCAGACGACAGTCCCGACTGGATGCCCGAGGAGATCACCGAGGCGAACGTCTCGAAACAGGGGATCGAACACCTCGAAGAACTCTAA
- a CDS encoding DUF7858 family protein, with the protein MTLSEIAAGLEVTTRQRDRGVATADGTNASLRERLTAFEDQLPCSAERAAAVVETYTEGASVGRAAAVATVPKTTAAKTLYLLGEPIDPLTPTAKRVVDDWLTGDLSRTDARTLAGVGDNEFALGAYVATHDPIEGADAAIADACSLDDEDPLSDARSGLSDLI; encoded by the coding sequence ATGACGCTCTCGGAGATCGCCGCCGGACTCGAAGTCACGACCCGCCAGCGCGACCGCGGCGTGGCGACGGCGGACGGAACCAACGCGTCGCTTCGAGAGCGACTCACCGCGTTCGAGGATCAGCTCCCCTGTTCGGCCGAACGCGCGGCCGCAGTCGTCGAAACCTACACCGAGGGGGCGAGCGTCGGCCGCGCGGCCGCCGTGGCGACCGTGCCGAAGACGACCGCGGCCAAAACGCTGTACCTCCTCGGGGAGCCGATCGATCCGCTGACGCCGACGGCGAAACGGGTCGTCGACGACTGGCTGACCGGCGACCTGTCGCGGACGGACGCGCGCACGCTCGCTGGCGTCGGCGACAACGAGTTCGCGCTCGGCGCGTACGTCGCGACCCACGATCCGATCGAGGGAGCCGACGCCGCGATCGCCGACGCGTGTTCGCTCGACGACGAGGACCCGCTCTCGGACGCCAGAAGCGGTCTCAGCGACCTCATTTGA
- a CDS encoding polysaccharide deacetylase family protein, translated as MRDAEAPTLREFETWLSLFTDGELPEKDRWKAWFCVAEYELDDFEAQSAMLTDNDASGSFAFLGRDADEQAAIIETLDAGGHEIAFHSHRHHTYANLSYDDAHDAITTGMAAIEDATGVTPDGFFVPFLDLSDGSVRAIEDVGFEWVLGSAERDSHVDIRSPVTPFDIALLPDHPPSEVMAQLREDAGGDRPFLFHPPVVEYHDGLNAFEQWIADVDPVSVAEQFENGGSGVVLDCIRPVRIE; from the coding sequence ATGCGCGACGCCGAGGCACCCACACTACGCGAGTTCGAGACATGGTTGAGCCTCTTTACCGACGGTGAACTGCCCGAAAAGGACCGATGGAAAGCGTGGTTTTGCGTCGCCGAGTACGAGCTCGACGACTTCGAGGCGCAGTCGGCGATGCTGACGGATAACGACGCGTCGGGGAGTTTCGCATTTTTGGGGCGCGATGCGGACGAGCAGGCGGCGATCATCGAAACACTGGACGCTGGCGGCCACGAGATCGCGTTTCACTCCCACCGCCACCACACCTACGCCAACCTCTCCTACGACGACGCCCACGACGCGATCACCACTGGCATGGCCGCTATCGAGGACGCCACCGGCGTCACCCCAGACGGCTTCTTCGTTCCCTTCCTCGATCTCAGCGATGGATCGGTCCGGGCGATCGAAGACGTCGGATTCGAATGGGTGCTCGGCTCCGCGGAGCGTGACTCCCACGTCGATATTCGCTCACCCGTGACGCCGTTCGACATCGCGCTGTTGCCCGACCACCCGCCGAGTGAGGTGATGGCCCAACTCCGCGAGGACGCCGGCGGAGATCGGCCGTTCCTGTTTCACCCGCCAGTCGTCGAGTACCACGATGGGCTCAACGCGTTTGAACAGTGGATCGCCGACGTCGACCCCGTCTCCGTCGCCGAACAGTTCGAGAACGGCGGGAGCGGCGTTGTCCTCGACTGCATCCGTCCCGTTCGGATCGAGTGA
- a CDS encoding CpsD/CapB family tyrosine-protein kinase → MSTTVAFVGAAGGVGTTRLTLESGRLLAGNGIDTAILDASYGTQGLSDRVSGRLDPDVTALCLRETPLEEGLVDLPMEGAGRLAACPAHAPFERLARAKAPDAAERFGELIDEAARHFECVLVDTPPVATNPAVAAVTAVETVAMICDDDRAQSALPRTEDRLADVGTDSSATFVTRTSEHPDADVAIPTFERSPATARETAIYDALCDVVETVTDVSIERPESEGVLDQLRFK, encoded by the coding sequence ATGTCCACGACGGTCGCGTTCGTCGGTGCCGCTGGCGGAGTTGGAACCACGAGATTGACCCTCGAATCCGGTCGATTGCTGGCGGGTAACGGGATCGACACGGCAATCCTCGACGCGTCCTACGGGACGCAGGGACTCTCCGACCGTGTCTCCGGACGGCTCGATCCGGACGTGACCGCGCTCTGTCTCCGGGAGACGCCCCTGGAGGAGGGCTTGGTCGACCTGCCGATGGAGGGGGCCGGCCGGCTGGCCGCTTGTCCCGCCCACGCGCCGTTCGAGCGACTCGCTCGCGCGAAGGCCCCCGACGCCGCCGAGCGGTTCGGCGAACTGATCGACGAGGCGGCCCGCCACTTCGAGTGCGTCCTCGTCGATACGCCACCGGTGGCGACGAATCCGGCCGTCGCGGCCGTCACCGCGGTCGAGACGGTCGCGATGATCTGTGACGACGATCGTGCGCAGTCGGCGCTGCCCCGTACCGAGGATCGGTTGGCGGACGTCGGAACGGACTCGTCGGCGACGTTCGTCACCCGGACCTCAGAGCATCCAGACGCGGACGTGGCGATCCCGACGTTCGAGAGGTCGCCGGCGACTGCTCGCGAGACGGCCATCTACGACGCGCTCTGTGACGTGGTTGAGACGGTCACCGATGTGTCGATCGAACGCCCCGAGTCCGAAGGAGTTCTCGACCAACTCCGGTTCAAATGA
- the mutS gene encoding DNA mismatch repair protein MutS: MASGIVGDFFELKADSGADLLAMQMGDFYEFFGEDAELAGEELDLKVSERSSGGEPYAMAGVPVDDLTPYLKALVERGHRVAVADQREVDGEIVREIVRIVTPGTLLETDDETAQYLASVARSGDEYGLALCDVTTGRFRATTLSGDRAIDRTMTELYRFDPVEVLPGPTVRGDDDFLAGIRSDLDARLTLHETETFAPGRARHRLAQQFGDAVETVGLSEAATAAAGAAIDYIDETGVGSLAAVTRLGAYESDDHVAVDATTQRNLELTDPMTAGGKTLFETIDNTETSAGGRLLGEWLTRPLRRRALLESRQAAVDALLGDALVREGIAETLSSAYDVERAASRAVSGSADADALLRVRETLALVPDLSERIDGSPELAASPVAALFSDLDRTAIADLRTDLDALADDPPKTLREGGLIERGHDDDLDELIERHESALEWFETLEERESKRHGLSRLTVGRNKTDGYYVQVGKSESDAVPDSYEGIKTLKNAERYVFDELREKERQVLHLEDKRAEREYEAFCRLRDAVAERAELLRAVGEALAELDVYCSLATHAARQGWSRPELVDEPVLDVEAGRHPVVETDTQFVPNDLYLDRDRRFLLVTGPNMSGKSTYMRQAALVTLLAQVGSFVPATAARVGLVDGIYTRVGALDELAGGRSTFMVEMEELSNILHSATEDSLVILDEVGRGTATYDGISIAWAATEYLHNEIGAFTLFATHYHELTALADELPRVENVHVAVAGEPDAETRTGAAVDGSSEGVTFLRTIEPGPTDRSYGVHVADLASVPAPVVDRAGDVLSRLREERAIEAKGGDSGEPVQAVFDLADGEFQADEPAEADGRDDADPSVDPDTEAVLDELLNTSLAETSPVELMTRVREWQRRLEEE, translated from the coding sequence ATGGCTTCGGGTATCGTCGGGGATTTTTTCGAACTGAAGGCCGACAGCGGGGCCGATCTGTTGGCGATGCAGATGGGTGATTTCTACGAGTTCTTCGGCGAGGACGCCGAGCTGGCCGGTGAGGAGCTCGATCTGAAGGTCTCGGAGCGATCTTCGGGTGGCGAACCGTACGCGATGGCAGGCGTCCCGGTCGACGACCTCACGCCGTATCTGAAGGCGCTCGTCGAGCGCGGCCACCGGGTCGCTGTCGCCGATCAGCGCGAGGTCGACGGCGAGATCGTCCGCGAGATCGTCCGTATCGTCACCCCCGGGACGCTCCTCGAAACCGACGACGAGACCGCACAGTACCTCGCCAGCGTCGCGCGCTCGGGCGACGAGTACGGCCTCGCGCTCTGCGACGTGACGACCGGCCGGTTTCGGGCGACGACGCTGTCGGGCGACCGCGCGATCGATCGGACAATGACGGAGCTGTACCGGTTCGATCCGGTCGAAGTGCTCCCCGGCCCGACCGTCCGCGGCGACGACGACTTCCTCGCGGGGATCCGGTCGGACCTCGACGCTCGATTGACGCTCCACGAGACGGAGACGTTCGCGCCGGGAAGGGCGCGCCATCGACTCGCTCAACAGTTCGGCGACGCCGTCGAGACGGTCGGTCTCTCCGAGGCGGCGACGGCGGCCGCGGGGGCGGCGATCGACTACATCGACGAGACCGGCGTCGGCTCGCTCGCCGCCGTGACCAGACTCGGCGCGTACGAATCCGACGACCACGTCGCGGTCGACGCGACGACCCAGCGCAACCTCGAACTGACTGATCCGATGACCGCGGGTGGAAAGACCCTCTTCGAGACGATCGATAACACCGAGACGAGCGCCGGCGGGCGGCTCCTCGGGGAGTGGCTCACGCGACCCCTGCGTCGGCGGGCCCTCCTCGAATCCCGACAGGCCGCTGTCGACGCGCTGCTCGGCGACGCGCTGGTTCGCGAGGGGATCGCCGAGACGCTTTCGAGCGCTTACGATGTCGAGCGGGCCGCCTCCCGGGCGGTCTCCGGAAGCGCCGACGCCGACGCCCTGCTCCGCGTCCGCGAGACGCTCGCATTGGTGCCCGATCTCTCGGAGCGCATCGACGGCTCGCCGGAACTCGCCGCCTCGCCCGTCGCGGCGCTGTTTTCGGACCTCGACCGGACCGCGATCGCCGATCTCCGAACGGACCTCGACGCCCTCGCGGACGACCCGCCGAAAACGCTCCGTGAGGGCGGGCTGATCGAGCGCGGCCACGACGACGATCTCGACGAACTCATCGAACGCCACGAGTCCGCCCTGGAGTGGTTCGAGACGCTCGAGGAGCGCGAATCGAAACGGCACGGTCTCTCTCGGCTGACCGTCGGCCGGAACAAGACCGACGGTTACTACGTGCAGGTCGGCAAGTCCGAGTCCGACGCCGTCCCCGACTCCTACGAGGGGATCAAGACGCTGAAGAACGCCGAACGGTACGTCTTCGACGAGCTGCGCGAGAAGGAGCGACAGGTCCTCCACCTGGAGGACAAGCGCGCCGAGCGCGAGTACGAGGCGTTCTGTCGGCTCCGCGACGCGGTTGCCGAGCGGGCCGAACTGCTCCGCGCGGTCGGCGAGGCGCTCGCCGAACTCGACGTCTACTGTTCGCTCGCGACCCACGCTGCGAGACAGGGGTGGTCGCGCCCGGAACTGGTCGACGAGCCCGTCCTCGATGTCGAAGCGGGCCGCCACCCCGTCGTCGAGACCGACACCCAGTTCGTCCCGAACGATCTGTATCTCGACCGCGACCGACGCTTCCTGCTCGTCACCGGCCCCAACATGTCCGGGAAGTCGACCTACATGCGGCAGGCGGCGCTCGTCACGCTGCTCGCGCAGGTCGGCTCGTTCGTCCCCGCAACGGCGGCCCGCGTCGGCCTCGTCGACGGGATCTACACGCGCGTCGGCGCGCTCGACGAGCTCGCCGGCGGGCGATCGACGTTCATGGTCGAGATGGAGGAGCTGTCGAACATCCTGCACTCGGCCACCGAGGACTCGCTCGTCATCCTCGACGAGGTCGGCCGGGGGACGGCGACCTACGACGGCATCTCGATCGCGTGGGCGGCGACGGAGTACCTCCACAACGAGATCGGCGCGTTCACGCTGTTCGCGACGCACTACCACGAACTGACCGCGCTCGCCGACGAACTGCCTCGCGTCGAGAACGTCCACGTCGCGGTCGCCGGCGAACCGGACGCCGAGACGCGGACCGGCGCCGCCGTGGACGGATCCAGCGAAGGCGTCACTTTCCTTCGAACGATCGAACCGGGGCCGACCGATCGATCCTACGGCGTACACGTCGCCGACCTGGCTAGCGTTCCGGCCCCCGTCGTCGATCGCGCCGGCGACGTTCTCTCGCGGCTCCGCGAGGAGCGCGCGATCGAGGCGAAAGGCGGCGACTCCGGTGAGCCGGTTCAGGCGGTCTTCGACCTCGCGGATGGCGAGTTCCAGGCCGACGAGCCCGCCGAAGCCGACGGACGCGACGACGCGGACCCGTCGGTCGATCCCGACACCGAGGCCGTCCTCGACGAGCTCCTGAACACGTCGCTCGCCGAAACCTCGCCGGTCGAGCTCATGACCCGCGTTCGAGAGTGGCAGCGACGGCTCGAGGAGGAGTGA